One part of the Ranitomeya imitator isolate aRanImi1 chromosome 10, aRanImi1.pri, whole genome shotgun sequence genome encodes these proteins:
- the LOC138651889 gene encoding galactoside alpha-(1,2)-fucosyltransferase 2-like — MKKPTPTVVAGTSTRMGKRFFWSIGLILVILVVVKFSYIYHTNLTINSFMTMVGEKALHNTTVKNVILSTVKSKPKPLTGMWTVNAIGRLGNLMGEYATLYALAKMNGHQAYILPQMHSQLSKIFKIRLPVLHQEVIGRIKWRHYGLHDWMSEEYRHIDGEYVSLGGYPCSFTFYDHIKEEILREFTFHDFIKQESNAYLEKARGDRKNVTFVGIHVRRGDYVHVMPNTWKGVIADIGYLQKAMDYFRQKYENPLFVVTSNGMEWCKENMNNSLNDIHFAGDGQEGSPGRDFALLSHCNHTIMTIGTFGIWVGYLVGGETIYLSNYTLPDSPFLKLFKYEAAFPPEWIGIPADLSPLLKKNE; from the exons atgaagaaACCAACACCGACAG TTGTAGCGGGGACCTCTACAAGAATGGGCAAACGTTTTTTTTGGTCTATTGGCCTCATCTTAGTTATCCTTGTTGTTGTGAAGTTTTCTTATATTTACCACACAAACCTGACTATTAATTCGTTCATGACAATGGTGGGAGAAAAGGCCCTGCACAACACAACAGTAAAAAATGTGATCCTGTCAACAGTAAAAAGCAAACCCAAACCATTGACGGGTATGTGGACTGTCAATGCCATTGGACGTTTGGGCAACCTGATGGGCGAGTACGCAACTCTCTATGCTCTTGCCAAGATGAATGGTCATCAAGCTTACATTTTGCCACAAATGCACAGCCAGCTGTCAAAGATCTTTAAAATTAGATTACCCGTTCTTCACCAGGAGGTCATTGGACGCATCAAGTGGAGACATTATGGACTTCACGACTGGATGTCTGAAGAGTACAGACATATCGATGGAGAGTATGTAAGTCTTGGTGGTTACCCTTGTTCATTTACTTTCTACGACCATATAAAGGAGGAGATTCTTCGAGAATTTACTTTCCATGATTTTATCAAACAAGAGTCCAACGCTTATCTTGAGAAGGCCAGAGGCGACAGGAAGAACGTCACCTTTGTTGGGATTCATGTACGGAGAGGTGACTATGTGCATGTGATGCCAAACACATGGAAAGGAGTGATAGCTGATATAGGATACTTGCAAAAAGCCATGGATTACTTTAGACAGAAATACGAAAACCCTCTCTTTGTTGTGACCAGTAATGGGATGGAATGGTGTAAAGAGAATATGAACAATTCGCTGAATGATATCCATTTTGCTGGAGATGGCCAAGAAGGCTCACCCGGTCGGGATTTTGCCTTACTCTCACATTGTAATCACACCATCATGACCATAGGGACATTTGGTATTTGGGTTGGTTACTTGGTAGGAGGAGAAACTATCTACCTATCCAATTACACATTACCCGACTCTCCTTTCCTTAAACTTTTCAAATATGAAGCTGCTTTTCCTCCAGAATGGATTGGAATTCCAGCAGACCTTTCACCCCTCCTTAAGAAAAATGAATGA